One stretch of Xanthomonas sp. DAR 35659 DNA includes these proteins:
- a CDS encoding PAS-domain containing protein, whose protein sequence is MQSASRYRHLALLLLAVLGGMALAMFSAGQFAEQRALRAESRQLRQQLDLYAQSLQQRIDRYRTLPQVLALDPELRAALTQPPDPATHQRLNLKLERANDVTRSSTLTLIGADGVAVAASNWRLTSSNVGADYSFRPYVKQALAQGSGRFYGIGMTTGVPGYFLSQAIRDEAGRTLGVIVIKIELAALEREWLRVPDVVLVSDRHGVVFLSSRDAWRYRQLQPLSAHEREELLATRQYARQALLPTQRRSLETLDDGSQVVRIDVPAQRMPVLWQSMALPESGWRLHLLHDLGGSRAAGRAAALAAGGIWLALVFLGLLFQQRQRLARLRQRSRRELETLLQQHAQELRTAQDGIVQAAQQADTGLSRSLEHLPQGVVIIDAQLRLVAWNSRYLEIFRFPPDLIRIGRPIEDVFRYNARRGLLGPGPVEAAIQRRLDHLRSGRPHMRESEKDDGTVLEIRGNPLPDGGFVTSYADITSYKNAARELRSLADALEHRVAERTRDLAEAKREAENANRYKTRFVASAVHDLLQPLNAARMFVSALRGRLPDADARQLADHVDNALVAQDAILNSLLDISRLEAGTLKTQVRDFALGPLLQALAHEFGIVAEDRGLRLDYVPTRAAVRSDETLLRRILQNFLSNALRYTPRGRVLLGCRRDGDSLRIEVHDQGPGIPEALQQEIFEEFRRLGDGVAQDRGAGLGLAIVERIGRLLGHRIGLRSQLGHGSVFTVTVPLGDAAAAARLQPPTAMASDNGDDPILHGCRVWCIDDDPRVCEASRALLERWACRVELAAGPEDALAAAQPGQAPELVLLDVRMGAHDGPALFARLCERWNAAPRVILVTAEPDPALRALAQERGWGFLSKPVRAPALRALMTQMLLRG, encoded by the coding sequence ATGCAGTCCGCTTCGCGCTATCGCCACCTCGCCCTGCTCCTGCTCGCCGTCCTCGGCGGCATGGCGCTGGCGATGTTCTCGGCCGGGCAGTTCGCCGAGCAGCGCGCGCTGCGCGCCGAGAGCCGGCAACTGCGCCAGCAACTGGATCTGTACGCGCAGAGCCTGCAGCAGCGCATCGACCGCTACCGCACCCTGCCGCAGGTGCTGGCGCTGGATCCGGAACTGCGCGCGGCACTGACCCAGCCGCCGGACCCGGCCACGCACCAGCGACTGAACCTGAAGCTGGAACGCGCCAACGACGTCACCCGCTCCTCGACGCTGACCCTGATCGGCGCCGATGGCGTCGCCGTGGCCGCCAGCAACTGGCGCCTGACCAGCAGCAACGTCGGTGCCGACTACAGCTTCCGCCCCTACGTGAAGCAGGCCTTGGCGCAGGGCAGCGGCCGCTTCTACGGCATCGGCATGACCACCGGCGTGCCCGGCTACTTCCTGTCGCAGGCGATCCGCGACGAGGCCGGGCGCACCCTCGGCGTCATCGTGATCAAGATCGAGCTGGCCGCGCTGGAACGCGAGTGGCTGCGCGTGCCCGATGTGGTGCTGGTCAGCGACCGCCACGGCGTGGTGTTCCTGTCCAGCCGCGACGCCTGGCGCTACCGCCAGCTGCAGCCGCTGAGCGCGCACGAACGCGAGGAGTTGCTCGCCACCCGGCAGTACGCGCGGCAGGCGCTGCTGCCGACGCAGCGGCGCAGCCTGGAGACGCTGGACGACGGCAGCCAGGTGGTGCGCATCGACGTGCCCGCGCAACGCATGCCGGTGCTGTGGCAGAGCATGGCGCTGCCGGAGAGCGGCTGGCGCCTGCATCTGCTGCACGACCTCGGCGGCAGCCGCGCCGCCGGCCGCGCCGCCGCCCTGGCCGCGGGCGGCATCTGGCTGGCGCTGGTGTTCCTGGGCCTGCTGTTCCAGCAGCGCCAGCGCCTGGCGCGGCTACGCCAGCGCAGCCGGCGCGAGCTGGAAACGCTGCTGCAGCAACACGCGCAGGAATTGCGCACCGCGCAGGACGGCATCGTGCAGGCGGCGCAGCAGGCCGATACCGGCCTCAGCCGCAGCCTGGAGCACCTGCCGCAGGGCGTGGTGATCATCGACGCGCAACTGCGCCTGGTGGCGTGGAATTCGCGCTACCTGGAGATCTTCCGCTTCCCGCCGGACCTGATCCGCATCGGCCGCCCGATCGAGGACGTGTTCCGCTACAACGCGCGCCGCGGCCTGCTCGGCCCCGGCCCGGTGGAGGCGGCGATCCAGCGCCGCCTGGATCACCTGCGCAGCGGCCGTCCGCACATGCGCGAGAGCGAGAAGGACGACGGCACGGTGCTGGAAATCCGCGGCAATCCGCTGCCCGATGGCGGCTTCGTCACCAGCTACGCCGACATCACCAGCTACAAGAACGCCGCGCGCGAACTGCGCTCGCTGGCCGACGCGCTGGAGCATCGCGTGGCCGAGCGCACCCGCGACTTGGCCGAGGCCAAGCGCGAGGCGGAGAACGCCAACCGCTACAAGACCCGCTTCGTCGCCTCGGCGGTGCACGACCTGCTGCAGCCGCTCAACGCCGCGCGCATGTTCGTCTCGGCGCTGCGCGGCAGGCTGCCCGACGCCGACGCGCGGCAGCTCGCCGACCATGTCGACAACGCGCTGGTCGCGCAGGACGCGATCCTCAACAGCCTGCTGGACATCTCGCGCCTGGAAGCGGGCACGCTGAAGACGCAGGTGCGCGATTTCGCGTTGGGACCGTTGCTGCAGGCGCTGGCGCACGAGTTCGGCATCGTCGCCGAGGATCGCGGCCTGCGCCTGGACTACGTGCCCACGCGCGCGGCGGTGCGCAGCGACGAGACGCTGCTGCGGCGCATCCTGCAGAACTTCCTGTCCAACGCGCTGCGCTACACCCCGCGCGGCCGCGTGCTGCTGGGTTGCCGGCGCGACGGCGACAGCCTGCGCATCGAAGTCCACGACCAGGGCCCCGGCATCCCGGAGGCGTTGCAGCAGGAGATCTTCGAGGAATTCCGCCGCCTCGGCGACGGCGTCGCGCAGGACCGCGGCGCCGGGCTAGGCCTGGCGATCGTGGAGCGCATCGGTCGCCTGCTCGGCCACCGCATCGGCCTGCGTTCGCAGTTGGGCCACGGTAGCGTGTTCACGGTCACCGTGCCGCTGGGCGATGCCGCCGCCGCGGCGCGGCTGCAGCCGCCGACCGCGATGGCCAGCGACAACGGCGACGACCCGATCCTGCACGGCTGCCGGGTCTGGTGCATCGACGACGATCCGCGCGTGTGCGAGGCCAGCCGCGCGCTGCTGGAGCGCTGGGCGTGCCGGGTGGAACTGGCGGCAGGCCCAGAGGACGCACTGGCCGCGGCGCAGCCGGGTCAGGCGCCGGAGCTGGTGCTGCTGGACGTGCGCATGGGCGCGCACGACGGCCCGGCCCTGTTCGCCCGGCTATGCGAACGCTGGAACGCCGCGCCGCGGGTGATCCTGGTCACCGCCGAACCGGATCCGGCCTTGCGCGCGCTGGCCCAGGAACGCGGCTGGGGTTTCCTGTCCAAGCCGGTGCGCGCGCCGGCGCTGCGCGCGCTGATGACGCAGATGCTGCTGCGCGGCTAG
- a CDS encoding zinc-finger domain-containing protein, whose product MSHTATAPANAEKRYSVHRADLPLSCPTPEMALWNSHPRVYLPVDEEPSHEAKCPYCGAVFVLVD is encoded by the coding sequence ATGAGCCATACCGCCACCGCGCCCGCCAATGCAGAGAAGCGCTACAGCGTCCACCGCGCCGACCTGCCGCTGAGCTGCCCGACCCCGGAGATGGCGCTGTGGAACTCGCACCCGCGGGTCTATCTGCCGGTGGACGAGGAACCCAGCCACGAGGCCAAGTGCCCGTACTGCGGCGCGGTCTTCGTGCTGGTCGACTGA
- a CDS encoding NADP-dependent malic enzyme produces the protein MSNDDFKQAALDYHRQQPPGKIKVSATKPMLTQRDLSLAYSPGVAFACEAIVADPNQASELTARGNLVAVISNGTAVLGLGNIGPLASKPVMEGKGVLFQKFAGIDVFDIEINENDPDKLVDIIASLEPTFGGINLEDIKAPECFIVERKLRERMNIPVFHDDQHGTAIIVGAAVLNALVVTGKKIEEVKLATTGMGAAGISCVNMLVSLGLKPENILALDRDGVIHTGRTDLDPDKARYARDTDKRTLAEIVEGADIFLGLSAAGILKPEMVATMAPQPVIFALANPNPEITPEAAKAVRPDAIIGTGRSDYPNQINNVLCFPYLFRGAIDVGATGINEEMKIACVKAIAAMARREASDLGAAYGGETPSFGPDYLIPRPLDPRLLVELSSAVAQAAMESGVATRPIADMAAYRDKLSQFVYRTSLMMKPVYDRARADKQRVVYAEGEEEVVLRAVQSVIDEGLAFPILIGRPDVIEARIQRLGLRITAGVDFEITNIHDDPRFNDYWQYYHALTERRGVTVTAAKELMRSRPTLIAAVMVARGEADALLTGVVGRFHKKLGYARSVIPLEPKVSSTSAMTGVINQQGAFFFVDTHVQEDPSVEQIVEATLQAAYRLKLFGIEPNIALLSHSNFGSHDSRDALKMRQVREALLKRKPELNIDGEMQGDTAWDEALRKQIMPNSTLKGRANLFVLPNLEAANIAYNLVRVFTDGVAIGPILMGISKPVHILTTSATSRRVMNMTAIAAVDAQIRKQLEAEKGAP, from the coding sequence ATGTCAAACGACGATTTCAAACAGGCCGCCCTCGACTATCACCGCCAGCAGCCGCCGGGCAAGATCAAGGTCTCCGCGACCAAGCCGATGCTGACCCAGCGCGACCTCTCCCTGGCCTATTCGCCGGGCGTGGCCTTCGCCTGCGAAGCGATCGTCGCCGACCCGAACCAGGCTAGCGAACTGACCGCGCGCGGCAATCTGGTCGCGGTGATCAGCAACGGCACCGCGGTGCTGGGCCTGGGCAACATCGGCCCGCTGGCGTCCAAGCCGGTGATGGAAGGCAAGGGCGTGCTGTTCCAGAAGTTCGCCGGCATCGACGTGTTCGACATCGAGATCAACGAGAACGATCCGGACAAGCTGGTCGACATCATCGCCAGCCTCGAGCCGACCTTCGGCGGCATCAACCTGGAAGACATCAAGGCGCCGGAGTGCTTCATCGTCGAGCGCAAGCTGCGCGAGCGCATGAACATCCCGGTGTTCCACGACGACCAGCACGGCACCGCGATCATCGTCGGCGCGGCCGTGCTCAACGCGCTGGTGGTCACCGGCAAGAAGATCGAAGAGGTCAAGCTGGCCACCACCGGCATGGGCGCGGCCGGCATCTCCTGCGTCAACATGCTGGTCTCGCTGGGCCTGAAGCCGGAGAACATCCTGGCGCTGGACCGCGACGGCGTGATCCACACCGGCCGCACCGACCTGGATCCGGACAAGGCGCGCTACGCCCGCGACACCGACAAGCGCACCCTGGCCGAGATCGTCGAGGGCGCGGACATCTTCCTGGGCCTGTCGGCCGCGGGCATCCTCAAGCCGGAGATGGTGGCGACGATGGCGCCGCAGCCGGTGATCTTTGCGCTGGCCAATCCGAATCCGGAAATCACCCCGGAGGCGGCCAAGGCGGTGCGCCCCGACGCGATCATCGGCACCGGCCGTTCGGACTATCCGAACCAGATCAACAACGTGCTGTGCTTCCCCTACCTGTTCCGCGGCGCCATCGATGTCGGCGCCACCGGCATCAACGAGGAGATGAAGATCGCCTGCGTCAAGGCGATCGCGGCGATGGCGCGGCGCGAGGCCTCGGACCTGGGCGCGGCCTACGGCGGCGAGACGCCGAGCTTCGGCCCCGACTACCTGATCCCGCGGCCGCTGGATCCGCGCCTGCTGGTCGAACTGTCCTCGGCGGTGGCGCAGGCGGCGATGGAGTCGGGCGTGGCCACGCGGCCGATCGCCGACATGGCCGCCTACCGCGACAAGCTCAGCCAGTTCGTCTACCGCACCAGCCTGATGATGAAGCCGGTGTACGACCGCGCCCGCGCCGACAAGCAGCGCGTGGTCTACGCCGAGGGCGAAGAGGAAGTGGTGCTGCGCGCGGTGCAGAGCGTGATCGACGAAGGCCTGGCGTTCCCGATCCTGATCGGCCGCCCCGACGTGATCGAGGCGCGCATCCAGCGCCTGGGCCTGCGCATCACCGCCGGCGTGGATTTCGAGATCACCAACATCCACGACGATCCGCGCTTCAACGACTACTGGCAGTACTACCACGCGCTCACCGAGCGTCGCGGCGTCACCGTCACCGCGGCCAAGGAACTGATGCGCTCGCGGCCGACGCTGATCGCGGCGGTGATGGTCGCGCGCGGCGAAGCCGATGCGCTGCTCACCGGCGTGGTCGGTCGCTTCCACAAGAAGCTCGGCTACGCGCGCAGCGTGATTCCGCTGGAGCCGAAGGTCAGCTCGACCTCGGCGATGACCGGCGTGATCAACCAGCAGGGCGCGTTCTTCTTCGTCGACACCCACGTGCAGGAAGATCCGAGCGTGGAGCAGATCGTCGAGGCCACGCTGCAGGCCGCCTATCGCCTGAAGCTGTTCGGCATCGAACCGAACATCGCGCTGCTGTCGCATTCCAACTTCGGCAGCCACGATTCGCGCGACGCGCTGAAGATGCGCCAGGTGCGCGAAGCGCTGCTCAAGCGCAAGCCCGAGCTCAACATCGACGGCGAGATGCAGGGCGACACCGCATGGGACGAAGCGCTGCGCAAGCAGATCATGCCCAACAGCACCCTGAAGGGCCGCGCCAACCTGTTCGTGCTGCCGAACCTGGAAGCGGCCAACATCGCCTACAACCTGGTGCGCGTGTTCACCGACGGCGTGGCGATCGGCCCGATCCTGATGGGCATCTCCAAGCCGGTGCACATCCTTACCACCAGCGCCACCTCGCGCCGGGTGATGAACATGACCGCGATCGCCGCGGTCGATGCGCAGATCCGCAAGCAGTTGGAGGCGGAGAAGGGCGCGCCGTAA
- a CDS encoding OprO/OprP family phosphate-selective porin, with the protein MRHSLLFAALCLTAAAPAAASGFDDWPTKVAFNDGTELAVTGNYGYDWNNFSDDDPRLEDDNAFRRKEFGATLKKKGVYDAMVYFDFQSKLWLDVFFRFETKALFGADYGKVRLGYIKVPVGLEGVTSSRADSFLETALPIQAIYQGRRTGVEWTFERPQYLLQAGAYGGKDLQGDNPGTTQAVRGVWTPFKAEGDVLHLGLAYSQENPRGYHNGLDVSFSPRVRLRARPEAGLTDVRLVDSGTLVDADQVRRTGLEAIWIKGPFSLQGEALRAEVTRDNGRPDYTADGQYAFASYVLTGESRPYSAGNVANIKPANAYGAVELLVRYSRLDLDDGSVLGGRQHDWTVGANWYLTSHFKFQANYVRADAERAGVRTKPDSFDLRAQVQF; encoded by the coding sequence ATGCGCCATTCCCTTCTGTTCGCCGCGCTGTGCCTGACCGCCGCCGCTCCCGCCGCCGCCAGCGGTTTCGACGATTGGCCGACCAAGGTCGCCTTCAACGACGGCACCGAACTGGCCGTCACCGGCAACTACGGCTACGACTGGAACAACTTCTCCGACGACGATCCGCGGCTGGAGGACGACAACGCCTTCCGCCGCAAGGAATTCGGTGCGACGCTGAAGAAGAAGGGCGTGTACGACGCGATGGTGTACTTCGACTTCCAGTCCAAGCTGTGGCTGGACGTGTTCTTCCGCTTCGAGACCAAGGCCCTGTTCGGCGCCGACTACGGCAAGGTGCGCCTGGGCTACATCAAGGTGCCGGTCGGCCTGGAAGGCGTGACCAGTTCGCGCGCCGACAGCTTCCTGGAAACCGCGCTGCCGATCCAGGCGATCTACCAGGGCCGCCGCACCGGCGTGGAATGGACCTTCGAGCGTCCGCAGTACCTGCTGCAGGCCGGCGCGTACGGCGGCAAGGACCTGCAGGGCGACAATCCCGGCACCACGCAGGCGGTGCGCGGCGTGTGGACCCCGTTCAAGGCCGAGGGCGATGTGCTGCACCTGGGCCTGGCCTATTCGCAGGAGAATCCGCGCGGCTACCACAACGGCCTGGACGTGAGCTTCAGCCCGCGCGTGCGCCTGCGCGCGCGCCCGGAAGCCGGCCTGACCGACGTGCGCCTGGTCGACTCGGGCACCCTGGTCGATGCCGACCAGGTGCGCCGCACCGGCCTGGAGGCGATCTGGATCAAGGGCCCGTTCTCGCTGCAGGGCGAGGCGCTGCGCGCCGAGGTCACCCGCGACAACGGCCGCCCCGACTACACCGCCGATGGCCAGTACGCCTTCGCCAGCTACGTGCTGACCGGCGAGTCGCGTCCGTACAGCGCCGGCAACGTCGCCAACATCAAGCCGGCCAATGCCTATGGCGCGGTGGAACTGCTGGTGCGCTACAGCCGCCTGGACCTGGACGACGGCAGCGTGCTCGGCGGCCGCCAGCACGACTGGACCGTGGGCGCGAACTGGTACCTGACCAGCCACTTCAAGTTCCAAGCCAACTACGTGCGCGCCGACGCCGAGCGTGCCGGCGTGCGCACCAAGCCGGATTCGTTCGACCTGCGCGCGCAGGTCCAGTTCTGA
- a CDS encoding helix-turn-helix domain-containing protein has product MQARRNAGFTLRELAALLGVAHSTLGHWENNRSVPNARHLLKIAELTGVDAYVLLTGKPSKLNQGEHESLPLPVGKRMA; this is encoded by the coding sequence ATGCAGGCGCGGCGCAATGCCGGTTTCACGCTGCGCGAGCTGGCAGCCTTGCTTGGTGTGGCGCATAGCACGCTGGGTCACTGGGAGAACAATCGTTCGGTGCCCAATGCCCGGCATTTGCTGAAGATCGCCGAACTTACCGGCGTCGATGCCTATGTGCTGCTGACCGGCAAGCCGTCCAAGCTGAACCAGGGCGAGCACGAAAGCCTGCCGTTGCCGGTAGGCAAGCGGATGGCCTGA
- a CDS encoding XVIPCD domain-containing protein, whose amino-acid sequence MATNEELQQRQALLRQLAGESGADAANHGEQLTQIYHDREMAGLAADVYQSAKGEGQAPTGWVRVSEDSDRLGEYAKQLGVSKEELKDLLSPRQSGFRAEIYLPDPNVLGPGYKPTLVFKGSSGEVKMPDGTLRDTTGEDFAANNFPQSVGLETDYYDRAMSLALKLKDGGVDFEIAGHSLGGGLASAAAAVTGARATTLNAAGLHPATAQRFAEQNPGVRVYDTQRIVTAYQVSGELLNNGIQENVHRLDAVQRRQLGEVMRETCELLNQVPEGRAMLKRTLDAAVPPQAQGAVHAFVDRLAEGDTEKLLEELPLAAGRVQPLLVAKTVDADGKVVARRSPPSLQEVSELAGPALSVLHAATRGAHAGHRVGEAVAAAGRLAERGLDGSGDLARDVSGHAANLARDATHAVGTTMAEARSAFGDAQSDAARLRGELQARGAALGARLLRGTEQLLPEALQGTLGGQAERLEQAGAEAQRQATQEAAQSQRATRADVATIRASSALLGGLQHVGITEAGRQLDRGLDAAGKALSFAADRAPGAMAAQSAASAGTVAAAQELVGPVGNWNAAKTAALAGTVIPSGSEAMERHLNGTILPSMDSRVAEREAAARQHLAAPAQHQPPPKASDPSQPGHPDHALQQQIKSGVERLNAQLGRGWDESSDRLTASLLVLAKREGLTRVDHVGLNAPTATLQAGQTAFVVQGDNKDPAHLRAAMPTEQALQTPQAQSFAQLESVNRDLAQARAQQAQNEALAQQRAPAPALG is encoded by the coding sequence ATGGCGACCAATGAAGAACTACAGCAACGGCAGGCCCTGCTGCGGCAACTGGCCGGTGAGAGCGGTGCGGATGCCGCTAACCACGGAGAGCAGCTAACGCAGATCTATCATGATCGTGAAATGGCGGGTCTTGCTGCGGATGTCTATCAGTCGGCTAAAGGCGAGGGGCAGGCGCCAACGGGCTGGGTACGAGTCAGCGAAGACTCCGATAGGCTTGGCGAATATGCCAAACAGCTGGGCGTAAGCAAAGAGGAACTTAAAGATCTGCTAAGTCCTCGGCAATCCGGCTTTCGCGCCGAGATCTACCTGCCGGATCCCAACGTCCTCGGCCCAGGCTACAAGCCGACCTTGGTCTTCAAAGGCTCCTCCGGCGAAGTGAAGATGCCGGACGGCACCCTGCGCGACACGACCGGCGAGGATTTTGCCGCCAACAACTTTCCGCAATCGGTTGGCCTGGAAACCGACTATTACGACCGCGCCATGAGCCTGGCGCTGAAATTGAAGGATGGCGGCGTCGACTTCGAAATCGCCGGCCACTCGCTCGGCGGCGGCCTGGCCTCGGCCGCCGCCGCCGTCACCGGGGCGCGCGCGACCACGCTCAACGCGGCCGGTCTGCATCCGGCCACCGCGCAGCGCTTCGCCGAACAGAATCCCGGCGTGCGGGTCTACGACACCCAGCGCATCGTCACCGCCTACCAGGTCAGCGGCGAGCTGCTGAACAACGGGATCCAGGAGAACGTCCACCGGCTCGACGCAGTCCAACGCCGGCAGTTGGGCGAGGTGATGCGCGAAACCTGCGAACTGCTCAACCAGGTGCCCGAAGGGCGCGCCATGCTCAAGCGCACCCTGGACGCCGCGGTGCCGCCACAGGCGCAGGGGGCAGTGCACGCGTTCGTCGACCGTCTCGCCGAGGGCGACACGGAGAAGTTGTTGGAGGAATTGCCGCTGGCCGCCGGACGTGTGCAGCCGTTGCTGGTCGCCAAGACCGTCGATGCCGACGGCAAGGTGGTCGCGCGGCGTTCGCCGCCGTCGCTGCAGGAGGTCAGCGAACTTGCCGGGCCGGCGTTAAGCGTGCTGCATGCGGCGACGCGCGGCGCCCATGCCGGCCACCGCGTCGGCGAAGCCGTCGCCGCGGCGGGGCGGCTCGCCGAGCGCGGCCTGGATGGTTCCGGCGATCTGGCCCGCGACGTCAGCGGGCACGCGGCGAACCTGGCCCGCGATGCGACGCACGCGGTGGGCACGACGATGGCCGAGGCGCGGTCGGCGTTCGGCGACGCCCAGTCGGACGCCGCGCGCTTGCGCGGCGAATTGCAGGCGCGCGGCGCGGCGCTGGGCGCGCGACTGCTGCGCGGCACCGAGCAGTTGTTGCCCGAGGCTTTGCAGGGCACGCTCGGCGGCCAGGCCGAACGCCTGGAACAGGCTGGCGCCGAAGCGCAGCGGCAGGCCACGCAGGAAGCCGCGCAGAGCCAGCGCGCGACCCGGGCCGACGTCGCCACGATCCGCGCGAGTTCGGCGCTACTCGGCGGATTGCAGCATGTGGGCATTACCGAGGCCGGACGGCAGCTGGATCGAGGTCTCGACGCCGCCGGGAAAGCGCTGTCCTTCGCCGCCGATCGCGCGCCGGGCGCGATGGCGGCGCAAAGCGCCGCCAGTGCCGGCACCGTCGCCGCCGCGCAGGAGTTGGTTGGCCCGGTCGGGAACTGGAACGCGGCCAAGACCGCCGCGCTCGCCGGGACCGTGATTCCCTCCGGATCGGAGGCGATGGAGCGCCACCTCAACGGCACCATCCTGCCGAGCATGGACAGCCGCGTCGCCGAGCGCGAAGCCGCGGCGCGGCAGCATCTCGCCGCGCCGGCGCAGCATCAGCCGCCGCCAAAGGCCAGCGATCCGTCCCAGCCCGGGCATCCGGACCATGCGCTGCAGCAGCAGATCAAGTCCGGCGTGGAGCGATTGAACGCGCAGCTGGGGCGCGGCTGGGATGAATCCAGCGACCGCCTGACCGCCAGCCTGCTGGTGTTGGCCAAGCGCGAGGGCTTGACCCGGGTCGATCACGTCGGGCTCAACGCGCCGACCGCGACGCTGCAGGCCGGCCAGACCGCCTTCGTGGTGCAGGGAGACAACAAGGATCCGGCCCACCTGCGCGCCGCCATGCCGACCGAACAGGCGCTGCAGACACCGCAGGCGCAGTCGTTCGCGCAGTTGGAGAGCGTCAATCGCGATCTGGCGCAGGCGCGCGCGCAGCAGGCGCAGAACGAGGCATTGGCGCAGCAGCGGGCGCCGGCACCGGCGTTGGGCTGA
- a CDS encoding dicarboxylate/amino acid:cation symporter, with protein sequence MHIPTSPATQAPSRPVPFYRHTYVQVLVAIVIGAALGHLEPHFATQLKPLADAFIKLVKMIIAPVIFLTIVTGIAGMTHLKTVGRVFGKAMVYFLFFSTLALVVGMIVAHVVQPGAGMNVNVATLDQSKVDGYVQKSHELTLLGFLMDIIPKTLLSPFVGDNILQVLFVAVLFGVSLALVGERGKPVLNVLEALVAPVFKLVHILMKAAPIGALGAIAYTIGEHGLHSLVQLAWLVGSFYVTSLLFVVVILGAVAYFCGFSIFKLIRYLKAELLLVLGTSSSESALPSLMEKMERAGCEKSVVGLVVPTGYSFNLDGTNIYMTLAALFIAQATNTELTLGHQITLLLVAMLSSKGAAGVTGAGFITLAATLAVVPEVPVAGMALILGVDRFMSECRSLTNFMGNAVATVVVSRWENALDRDRLRLALDGEAAPLPAVTAEPLAVR encoded by the coding sequence ATGCATATCCCAACTTCCCCGGCCACCCAGGCGCCGTCGCGACCGGTACCGTTCTATCGGCATACCTATGTCCAGGTGTTGGTGGCTATCGTCATCGGCGCGGCGCTCGGCCATCTGGAGCCGCACTTCGCCACCCAGCTCAAGCCGCTGGCCGACGCCTTCATCAAGCTGGTGAAGATGATCATCGCGCCGGTGATCTTCCTGACCATCGTCACCGGCATCGCCGGCATGACCCATCTGAAGACGGTGGGCCGGGTGTTCGGCAAGGCGATGGTGTACTTCCTGTTCTTCTCCACCCTGGCGCTGGTGGTGGGCATGATCGTCGCGCACGTGGTGCAGCCGGGCGCGGGCATGAACGTCAACGTGGCGACGCTGGACCAGAGCAAGGTCGATGGCTACGTGCAAAAGTCGCACGAACTGACCCTGCTCGGCTTCCTGATGGACATCATCCCGAAGACCTTGCTCAGCCCGTTCGTCGGCGACAACATCCTGCAGGTGCTGTTCGTGGCGGTGCTGTTCGGCGTGTCGCTGGCGCTGGTCGGCGAGCGCGGCAAGCCGGTGCTGAACGTGCTGGAGGCGCTGGTCGCGCCGGTGTTCAAGCTGGTGCACATCCTGATGAAGGCCGCCCCGATCGGCGCGCTGGGCGCGATCGCCTACACCATCGGCGAACACGGCCTGCATTCGCTGGTGCAGCTTGCCTGGCTGGTCGGTTCGTTCTACGTCACGTCCTTGCTGTTCGTGGTGGTGATCCTCGGTGCGGTGGCCTACTTTTGCGGGTTCTCGATCTTCAAGCTGATCCGCTATCTGAAGGCGGAACTGCTGCTGGTGCTGGGCACGTCATCGTCGGAATCGGCGCTGCCGTCGCTGATGGAGAAGATGGAGCGCGCCGGCTGCGAGAAGTCGGTGGTCGGCCTGGTCGTGCCCACCGGCTACTCGTTCAATCTCGACGGCACCAACATCTACATGACCCTGGCGGCGCTGTTCATCGCCCAGGCCACCAATACGGAACTGACCCTTGGCCATCAGATCACGCTGCTGCTGGTGGCGATGCTCAGCTCCAAGGGCGCGGCCGGCGTGACCGGCGCCGGTTTCATCACCCTGGCGGCGACGCTGGCGGTGGTGCCGGAAGTGCCGGTGGCCGGCATGGCGCTGATCCTGGGCGTGGACCGCTTCATGAGCGAGTGCCGCTCGCTGACCAACTTCATGGGCAACGCGGTGGCGACCGTGGTTGTGTCGCGCTGGGAGAACGCGCTGGACCGCGATCGCCTGCGCCTGGCACTGGATGGCGAGGCCGCGCCGTTGCCGGCGGTGACGGCCGAGCCGCTCGCGGTCCGCTGA